Proteins from a genomic interval of Lacticaseibacillus pabuli:
- a CDS encoding BppU family phage baseplate upper protein, whose protein sequence is MILSLDVQRNKSLMAETHVVVDTANKNITQQFQINDGTLLYDLTDCTLEFRVNSSEGVVTGTDTKIDDATNGLFTITWPQALFDHSLDSFQAVFLIKKGDTVVDTTSRFWVTVQPTPGIVEVIGKSALDGVAESLGMLSQAVTEAQKVATDAGNITSGVSAQATAKLADLSKQFDDAKTAINAEIQTVNDESTTKLNAVDTTIAGKLSDLNKQISDAQTNIAAQIKAISDSSTTKLADVDTALATKLAAIEADGAKAATDASAAVQKQYATDVATIKADAVQQVKDVVAASNSSLDDIESKINAINTTELPAMQTTADNLKKQINDLKANEDLAITGINQYDGTALTTVAGKVNLPDYALNSALSDMETKTDAGATYQPKGSYLVAADIAGLQSKTDADAAYQPKGSYVAPTDISDMETKTDAKATYQPKGSYQPAGDYATNAAIADMETKTDAGKTYQPKGSYLTPDAIADMETKTDAGKTYATKAELAAGGKVQTATVNGGAVISPDTNGNLPITVAMPNLAPYETTAALNTTLASYAKSSDVDTKIGAIDLTPFAKTTDLAPFAKTADLAVYGKATDVTAAMTAAKAAQTTANGNTTALGSYAKTTAVGGLASQALGINGVVPNAVEATAKAATTDGKIYLVK, encoded by the coding sequence ATGATTCTAAGTCTAGACGTACAGCGTAATAAGTCTTTAATGGCTGAGACCCACGTTGTCGTTGACACTGCCAATAAAAACATTACCCAACAATTCCAGATTAATGACGGCACACTGCTATATGACCTAACTGATTGTACTCTTGAGTTTCGAGTGAACTCATCAGAGGGTGTTGTAACCGGGACTGACACCAAAATCGATGATGCCACAAATGGGCTGTTCACCATTACTTGGCCGCAAGCATTATTCGACCACTCGTTAGACAGTTTCCAGGCAGTGTTCCTCATTAAGAAGGGTGACACAGTTGTTGATACCACGTCACGCTTTTGGGTGACCGTTCAGCCAACACCCGGGATTGTTGAGGTTATTGGTAAGTCAGCGCTGGATGGGGTTGCCGAGTCTTTGGGGATGCTGTCTCAGGCAGTTACTGAGGCACAAAAGGTAGCTACGGATGCGGGCAATATCACGTCTGGCGTATCAGCGCAGGCTACAGCTAAACTAGCAGACTTGTCCAAACAGTTTGATGACGCCAAGACCGCAATCAATGCCGAGATTCAGACGGTTAATGACGAGTCAACTACAAAGCTAAACGCTGTGGACACAACCATTGCAGGCAAGCTAAGCGACTTAAACAAGCAAATTAGCGACGCACAAACGAATATTGCGGCGCAGATTAAGGCGATTAGTGATTCTTCCACGACAAAGCTTGCAGACGTTGATACGGCACTAGCGACGAAGCTTGCGGCAATTGAAGCAGACGGCGCTAAGGCGGCTACAGATGCATCAGCGGCTGTGCAAAAGCAGTATGCGACTGATGTAGCTACGATTAAGGCTGATGCCGTTCAGCAAGTAAAAGACGTGGTTGCCGCGTCGAACAGCTCACTAGATGACATTGAGTCAAAGATTAACGCGATCAACACCACAGAGCTTCCCGCGATGCAGACAACCGCCGACAATCTCAAGAAGCAGATTAACGACCTCAAGGCTAACGAAGACCTGGCTATCACTGGTATCAATCAGTATGACGGCACAGCACTTACAACCGTTGCCGGTAAGGTTAACTTACCTGACTACGCCTTGAATAGCGCGCTGTCTGATATGGAAACTAAGACAGACGCGGGTGCTACGTATCAGCCAAAAGGTAGCTACTTGGTTGCCGCCGATATTGCCGGTTTGCAGTCCAAGACTGATGCCGACGCGGCTTATCAACCAAAAGGTAGCTATGTGGCACCAACCGACATTAGCGATATGGAGACTAAGACGGATGCCAAGGCGACGTACCAGCCTAAAGGTAGCTATCAACCAGCCGGTGACTATGCTACGAATGCGGCAATTGCCGACATGGAGACTAAGACTGATGCGGGTAAAACGTACCAGCCTAAAGGCAGCTATCTCACACCTGATGCGATTGCCGACATGGAAACTAAGACTGATGCCGGTAAGACGTACGCCACTAAAGCAGAACTAGCAGCGGGTGGCAAGGTACAGACGGCCACGGTCAATGGTGGTGCTGTAATTAGTCCTGATACTAACGGTAACCTACCTATCACGGTAGCGATGCCGAACCTAGCACCGTATGAAACCACGGCGGCACTGAACACCACACTGGCAAGCTACGCGAAGAGTTCAGATGTTGACACCAAGATTGGTGCTATTGACCTGACGCCTTTTGCTAAGACTACGGATCTAGCACCATTCGCAAAGACGGCAGACTTAGCAGTCTACGGTAAAGCTACGGACGTGACAGCGGCAATGACTGCGGCTAAAGCGGCGCAGACCACAGCCAACGGTAACACCACAGCGCTTGGTAGCTATGCAAAGACTACTGCGGTTGGCGGTCTTGCTAGTCAGGCACTCGGCATTAACGGCGTGGTTCCGAACGCTGTCGAAGCGACTGCTAAAGCGGCCACAACCGACGGAAAGATTTACTTGGTGAAGTAG
- a CDS encoding phage tail spike protein codes for MAETDVTDDDLPEEDTLEADDTAPVEPSAPQGFMSAPALYENTASDMNTEGYGLLNNAVWSVKWERGSFPTLTMEYPLNGKLASLINLDRIILADGGYNWRRQMWRIDNVSPTINADDEPIIEINATHVAGDILANVLSKDVVIANATATQTFNLILDSLAETLPRATFHSDITKVANVEWKLEDGKTAQDIMFGRTVGGTDMESVFDGEWFFDNYDYYFNQYGGRDTSLLIKYGKNMLDYEAENSLDDVSTAVFPFAKYTPGEDGAPGGEEDVQPYTGVATIQWLGAGGLTVWNSPFKGQQPTGKKLANGTFWKVFETASEGTVNDQAWFSLGNNQWVDGSRITFSKSGDYDVDIASNKAIGQGTISTGLEGKRNVINVSGVGTISYAGKGKVAIWNSPFQPNKITGKYVANGTAWKVFQEATDEKGHVWYGLGGSQWIDSSYLTFSKKADWTQTIVSSSTVGYLTIKGHNVTIKVRDGVYKTGKKKGQPKYKKKRVKNGAEVYSKPNGSKTGRVLATGSRWKIFSVADGGGSTNWYNLGDNQWVKSDDVTFDGSKDVEPKVKDQDEEAITTGVAVVYDKPGGKATGKTLKTGTQWKIFGHAETADGDWVNLGGSQWVKEDVISYKAPTDVEPNADQDADEVEQPDVLVTLPEKIIVGTGGEKFERQRIVAFDASDYGVFDEDTLRQVTAAYITDNNVGLPSYSLKVGYAEMTGKLAPLSWVGIYDNVNVYLPQMKADTPGEISEIEWNGNAHRNSSITVGNRQPTITNELKYWSDLAQEEADESTRHAIDGANAEMAAALESTSTQMKKLMTESIKNVTDSFTDRANKFELESQDMHNELTAADDTITAQLKQYQGGFDRYVQSTDGRISDITQTISGIQTNVSNAQGEYSTLTQRTDGLEAKVGDQTVDARLLAFKNEIGSQITDTASGLTNTIDQKVQDGLSSITLSPTGDGTGIQLVANGKSSVAHINVDQTVTNKLNALDTLSHNGQNGAVAVFSDWGTTFTAGTNSSATPVVQIGSNAYRQGQLEIYGNQETHGNLSIKEFDSDTGCYLYYNGDPNSWGGGGLYIHFGSGDYLLAGPGGKTMFAKK; via the coding sequence ATGGCGGAAACTGATGTAACAGATGACGACTTGCCCGAAGAAGACACGCTTGAGGCTGATGACACTGCCCCGGTTGAACCATCTGCTCCACAAGGATTCATGTCTGCACCAGCGCTGTATGAGAACACAGCGTCGGACATGAACACTGAGGGTTACGGTTTACTGAATAATGCAGTGTGGTCTGTAAAGTGGGAGCGAGGTTCGTTCCCGACACTCACGATGGAGTATCCGCTGAACGGCAAACTCGCATCATTGATTAATCTCGACCGCATCATTCTTGCCGATGGCGGTTACAACTGGCGTCGACAGATGTGGCGGATTGACAACGTAAGTCCCACGATTAACGCGGATGACGAGCCAATCATTGAAATCAACGCCACGCACGTTGCTGGGGATATCCTAGCCAATGTGCTTTCAAAAGATGTGGTGATTGCCAATGCCACCGCAACGCAAACGTTCAATCTGATTTTGGATTCACTTGCTGAGACACTGCCCCGAGCAACGTTCCACAGCGACATTACCAAAGTCGCGAATGTTGAGTGGAAACTCGAGGATGGAAAAACCGCACAGGACATTATGTTTGGCCGCACGGTTGGTGGAACCGATATGGAGTCCGTCTTTGACGGTGAGTGGTTCTTCGACAACTACGACTACTACTTCAACCAATATGGCGGGCGCGATACTTCGCTGCTGATTAAGTATGGCAAGAACATGCTGGACTACGAGGCAGAGAACTCACTTGATGATGTATCGACAGCGGTATTTCCGTTTGCAAAATACACACCTGGTGAAGATGGCGCTCCTGGTGGTGAAGAAGACGTGCAGCCGTACACCGGTGTTGCCACAATTCAATGGTTAGGTGCTGGTGGGTTGACCGTTTGGAATTCACCATTTAAAGGACAGCAGCCTACTGGTAAAAAGCTTGCCAATGGGACGTTCTGGAAAGTATTTGAAACTGCCTCAGAAGGCACGGTTAACGATCAGGCTTGGTTCTCACTGGGCAACAATCAGTGGGTTGATGGTAGTCGAATCACATTTAGTAAGAGTGGTGACTACGACGTTGACATTGCATCGAATAAGGCCATTGGCCAAGGTACGATTTCAACAGGACTCGAAGGCAAGCGAAACGTTATCAACGTGTCCGGTGTTGGAACTATTAGTTACGCAGGTAAGGGTAAAGTTGCAATTTGGAACTCGCCTTTCCAGCCTAATAAAATTACTGGTAAGTATGTTGCCAACGGAACAGCGTGGAAGGTTTTCCAGGAAGCAACCGATGAAAAAGGCCATGTCTGGTATGGACTTGGTGGCAGTCAATGGATTGATAGCAGTTACCTAACATTTAGTAAGAAAGCTGACTGGACACAGACAATTGTTTCCAGTAGCACTGTCGGATATCTGACCATAAAAGGGCACAATGTAACGATTAAGGTTCGTGATGGTGTCTACAAAACCGGAAAAAAGAAGGGCCAACCAAAATATAAAAAGAAGCGCGTCAAGAATGGCGCCGAAGTATACAGCAAACCAAACGGTTCAAAGACGGGCCGTGTGCTTGCAACAGGATCACGTTGGAAAATCTTTTCAGTTGCTGATGGCGGCGGCTCCACTAATTGGTATAACTTGGGCGATAACCAATGGGTCAAGTCCGATGATGTCACGTTTGATGGCAGTAAAGATGTTGAGCCGAAGGTGAAGGACCAAGACGAAGAGGCCATTACGACTGGTGTTGCGGTTGTGTATGACAAACCCGGTGGTAAGGCTACTGGTAAAACTCTTAAGACAGGAACGCAATGGAAAATATTTGGTCATGCTGAAACAGCAGATGGTGACTGGGTAAACCTTGGTGGCAGTCAATGGGTTAAAGAAGACGTCATTAGCTATAAAGCACCAACCGATGTTGAGCCCAATGCCGATCAGGACGCTGATGAAGTCGAACAACCGGACGTACTAGTGACACTCCCTGAAAAAATCATTGTTGGGACTGGCGGTGAGAAGTTTGAACGACAGCGGATTGTTGCCTTTGATGCTTCTGATTATGGCGTATTCGATGAAGATACACTCCGTCAAGTGACCGCAGCCTACATCACAGACAACAATGTTGGCTTGCCAAGCTATAGTCTCAAGGTTGGTTATGCAGAAATGACCGGCAAATTAGCCCCACTTAGTTGGGTTGGCATTTACGACAACGTGAATGTTTACTTGCCGCAGATGAAGGCTGATACACCTGGCGAGATTAGCGAGATTGAATGGAACGGCAATGCACACCGCAATAGCTCCATCACGGTTGGCAACAGGCAGCCTACCATCACCAACGAACTCAAATATTGGAGCGACTTGGCACAGGAAGAAGCCGACGAATCAACCCGTCATGCTATTGATGGCGCCAATGCCGAAATGGCCGCCGCGCTTGAAAGCACCAGTACTCAGATGAAGAAGTTGATGACCGAATCCATCAAGAATGTCACTGACAGCTTCACTGACCGTGCCAACAAGTTTGAGCTTGAGTCTCAGGATATGCACAACGAACTGACCGCAGCAGATGATACAATCACCGCCCAACTGAAGCAATATCAGGGCGGTTTTGACCGGTATGTGCAATCAACGGACGGCCGTATTTCTGATATCACGCAGACTATCTCCGGGATTCAAACGAACGTGTCCAACGCACAAGGCGAGTATTCAACATTGACCCAACGGACAGACGGACTTGAGGCCAAGGTTGGTGACCAAACAGTTGATGCAAGATTGCTAGCCTTTAAGAACGAGATTGGCTCTCAGATTACTGATACCGCGTCTGGCCTGACAAACACCATCGACCAAAAGGTTCAGGACGGGTTGAGCAGTATCACGCTTAGCCCTACCGGTGATGGTACCGGTATCCAATTGGTTGCGAACGGTAAGAGCAGTGTTGCTCATATCAACGTAGACCAAACTGTCACTAACAAGCTCAATGCTCTTGATACTCTGAGCCACAACGGTCAGAACGGGGCGGTTGCGGTATTTAGTGATTGGGGAACAACCTTCACCGCTGGTACAAATTCCTCAGCTACTCCTGTTGTTCAAATTGGGTCCAACGCATATAGGCAAGGCCAACTTGAGATTTACGGGAACCAAGAAACGCACGGTAACCTTTCAATCAAGGAATTTGACAGCGACACCGGCTGCTACCTTTACTATAACGGCGATCCCAATTCTTGGGGTGGCGGTGGATTGTACATCCACTTTGGCAGTGGTGATTATTTGTTGGCCGGCCCTGGTGGAAAAACCATGTTCGCTAAGAAATAG
- a CDS encoding major tail protein: MYVGFKRMYIQPLTADNKANGDLIVIEGKQNQGATTTAEITGLSKEATKVAGSDVVYYISRKGVGDVKSDFGVLDMPIDAEDRILGHKVSTSGISYIGSDTEAPYCAVLLESQDAKGDKAELGFFKGTFAKDKENLNTLDPSETYKPEAETYTFSAAASDAEGAQNGQYVARYAGKDEDPAFKEMETQLVVDKAAVPSTPATNGAAPKA, translated from the coding sequence ATGTACGTAGGATTTAAGCGCATGTACATTCAGCCACTTACTGCCGACAACAAGGCAAACGGTGACCTGATTGTCATTGAAGGTAAGCAGAACCAAGGTGCTACCACCACGGCTGAAATTACTGGCTTATCAAAGGAAGCTACTAAGGTAGCTGGTTCTGACGTTGTTTACTACATCTCTCGTAAGGGTGTAGGGGATGTTAAGTCAGACTTTGGTGTTCTGGATATGCCTATTGATGCCGAAGACCGTATCTTGGGTCACAAGGTTTCAACCAGTGGCATTAGTTACATTGGTTCTGACACCGAAGCACCTTACTGTGCCGTTCTGCTCGAATCACAGGATGCAAAGGGTGACAAGGCTGAACTTGGTTTCTTCAAGGGTACTTTTGCTAAGGATAAGGAAAACCTCAACACTCTTGACCCATCCGAAACCTACAAGCCCGAAGCAGAAACCTACACGTTCTCTGCCGCTGCATCTGATGCAGAGGGTGCTCAGAACGGGCAGTACGTTGCTCGTTACGCAGGTAAGGATGAAGATCCAGCTTTTAAAGAAATGGAAACACAGCTTGTCGTTGACAAGGCCGCTGTTCCTTCAACTCCAGCAACCAACGGTGCAGCCCCAAAAGCGTAA
- a CDS encoding phage head-tail adapter protein, which yields MARPTSGQLRTLATFYEQSSGDSYEPVEEPTVVVTQAWAQVYGASTKDRTILSDNDRKSGITIKIRDSRGEFVPDPSKHTVVLDDYRYQNVEWNILDVRPDFDNDSFIVLVLTNAQEPGNNMESGDVDGR from the coding sequence ATGGCACGTCCAACTAGCGGCCAATTAAGAACGCTTGCGACCTTCTATGAACAATCATCTGGTGACTCTTATGAACCCGTTGAGGAGCCAACCGTTGTGGTAACTCAAGCATGGGCGCAAGTCTATGGTGCAAGCACAAAAGACCGAACCATTCTTTCAGACAATGACCGCAAAAGTGGAATCACAATCAAAATTCGTGATTCTCGTGGTGAGTTCGTTCCAGACCCAAGCAAACACACGGTGGTTCTTGATGACTATCGTTACCAAAATGTGGAATGGAACATATTAGATGTACGGCCTGATTTTGACAATGATTCGTTTATCGTACTGGTGCTGACAAATGCACAAGAACCTGGCAACAACATGGAATCGGGTGATGTTGATGGGCGTTGA
- the gpG gene encoding phage tail assembly chaperone G — protein MEKPITLTLHLKDGDKTFTAKRVPLQTSIDAADMLEQLGDMTVFSWAKAISTKAKFVAGLFDDKEVTQKAILDGMYYSEQFELDEILSTIITGEPKN, from the coding sequence TTGGAGAAACCAATTACTCTCACGCTTCACTTGAAAGACGGGGACAAGACGTTCACTGCAAAACGAGTTCCACTTCAAACATCAATTGATGCGGCAGACATGCTTGAACAATTGGGTGACATGACGGTCTTTTCATGGGCCAAAGCTATCTCAACAAAAGCAAAGTTTGTTGCGGGTTTGTTTGATGATAAAGAAGTAACTCAAAAGGCCATTCTCGACGGAATGTATTACAGTGAGCAGTTTGAGCTAGACGAAATCTTGTCAACCATCATTACTGGTGAACCAAAAAACTAA
- a CDS encoding phage tail tape measure protein, with protein sequence MAEQTLGQMVIKLSLDDSAYGSGLSAAKKATVSAMNEMKASMKIAAASGNQLSMLAAKQEGLSKAVQGSALQMKRAQEDYNNSLDKNGNAQKSSLAAIKAYNDAAGKMASFQAQMVRTAGQQAILKTRTEGVTGAIYKMGTRMSTAGKALNEFGDRATMGLTLPIVAGFAAATKQAMEFQNKMITIKNLLTTGGESSAAAIKQVNDMQSQAVDLSNHYGVSVNKISQGYEDLVRRGYSGAQAVGAMKSELQGSLASGDDFNDVVKVSAETMESFGLRTDKAGHQIQNTSRMAAITKSTVNQLAYAADMTATDFASLGLSMQYVGSTAHTAGFGVSETSAALGILSNNGQTAQKAGTGLRKVIISITSAVGKIDSKNSVLAKLGIKKDELVDSTGKLKSLDTIFSVLNQHTKDMGSVEKGTVFNSLFGTTGQTAGLILTQNAKAMGELTTKIQAAAKTNYVGNLSQKNLASAQNQMRVFMETIKNLGMVLAQDVLPTITPLMGKVASLADSFAHLDPSMRKAIVSFLAITAAVGPFSKGLGLLSGGFGKTRTGIINMIANVRKWKAETTAAKDATDIAKTALGGFSTATKDSTKTFSDFVFKGGKAIPIVEGAGTAAEDAGKKVVTSTSLWSKLGGLFKSTAPAATEAGAAIKGTGTSMAVSTEAGVGLTAALSAVGLGLLATGAAVAVGYGAWKLWGQSASESAARTKEWGTDVGATAGHAGDSFTKFKVQADLAMTGTSGTVKSNAKAISDAFDGMTRSAEKASKSQTDAASKLASQLGGSAGAAVTSSSASEEADRNKSLAAMRRYQQQANAITEESAQSGKKLSADQIVQLGNLETSMAEAHVKTLGVSAKKQQAILKGELGETSNATNKQLVSIEKATSDAVYKEADNNAKKMQAINSATNVDAATKNKAREALEKTHNNTMTKLGEAYINAEKAQHKSQSEIMDDMTQTAGFSQKEAERSWNALSKSTEAAAKSMLGSTKGLSGNAKKATQSWNSLVFDKKTGTVKTNLPEVLANTAKTDSGWKKLKFALKNAKINSNAKQAIADALVSSSKWAGMSFKEKTAVLKSVGGKEVAGVVSTFKLWNGMSLKDQKAVVSGNYEPLVQGLIKSNQWNSLFLKQQQALVKDKATVPLIDSLNESGKWNKLSLKAKTAIVNAKGKEQLAQVVAQYGLWNKLPEKQKRLLIQDNGASKILQQAGIYLESYNAKGVKPKLLKGDSSGIMSAINPAIVALNNYGENNPKAKSLTGSSAGLMGAITPAITALNGYAGTNPASKTFSGNSKGVQSAASTGKSSIVTFNNTKPLPMTMVGHDKASGPAASARKGVMSFPTGQRVMNLITNIFTHHKKKARGTDYFEGGPVMVNDQPGPLFRELVDDPILGTFIPQGRNVLLNLQKGAKVIPAPRTDRMFGGIPQFANGLNVPADSPVIQMTQDIQQGADAGADSESTQLIIKLLTQIAAQDPEAMIRALLGKIELSTDISISRTKVAKALSSVTETQIAKALKRAGGGKSA encoded by the coding sequence ATGGCTGAACAAACATTAGGGCAAATGGTTATCAAACTCTCCCTAGATGATTCGGCATATGGCAGCGGACTGTCGGCTGCTAAGAAGGCAACCGTTAGTGCGATGAACGAAATGAAGGCCTCAATGAAGATTGCTGCTGCTAGTGGCAATCAGTTGTCTATGCTTGCTGCAAAGCAAGAAGGGTTAAGCAAGGCTGTACAGGGCTCAGCGCTTCAAATGAAACGTGCTCAAGAGGATTACAATAACTCTCTAGATAAGAACGGTAACGCACAGAAATCGTCACTTGCGGCTATAAAAGCATATAACGATGCAGCCGGTAAAATGGCGTCATTTCAAGCACAGATGGTTCGTACCGCCGGACAGCAAGCCATATTAAAGACTCGTACAGAGGGCGTGACCGGTGCTATCTACAAGATGGGCACCCGCATGAGTACCGCCGGCAAAGCACTTAATGAGTTTGGTGATAGAGCCACTATGGGATTAACGCTCCCAATTGTTGCTGGATTCGCTGCCGCTACTAAACAGGCGATGGAGTTTCAGAACAAGATGATTACTATCAAAAACTTGCTGACAACCGGTGGTGAGTCTAGTGCCGCCGCAATCAAACAGGTTAATGATATGCAGTCACAGGCTGTTGATCTAAGTAACCATTATGGTGTCTCTGTAAACAAGATTAGCCAAGGTTATGAAGACCTGGTACGTCGTGGTTATTCTGGTGCTCAGGCTGTTGGTGCGATGAAGTCCGAATTGCAAGGTTCTCTTGCATCAGGGGATGACTTTAACGATGTTGTTAAGGTTTCTGCTGAAACAATGGAATCATTCGGGCTACGTACTGATAAAGCCGGTCACCAGATTCAGAATACATCTCGAATGGCCGCAATTACCAAGTCCACCGTTAACCAGTTGGCTTACGCCGCTGATATGACCGCTACTGACTTTGCTAGCTTAGGGCTTTCAATGCAGTATGTTGGGTCCACGGCTCACACCGCTGGATTCGGTGTATCTGAAACTAGTGCTGCTTTAGGTATTTTGTCTAACAACGGGCAGACAGCGCAAAAGGCTGGTACTGGATTACGTAAAGTCATTATCTCAATCACGTCTGCTGTTGGTAAGATTGACAGCAAAAACTCGGTGCTCGCCAAGTTGGGCATTAAGAAGGATGAACTGGTTGATTCCACAGGCAAACTCAAGAGTTTGGATACAATCTTTAGTGTTCTGAATCAGCACACTAAGGACATGGGTTCTGTTGAAAAAGGGACTGTGTTCAACTCACTGTTTGGGACAACCGGGCAAACGGCTGGTTTGATTCTTACTCAGAACGCTAAGGCGATGGGTGAATTAACCACCAAGATTCAGGCCGCTGCAAAGACTAATTATGTTGGCAACCTGTCTCAAAAGAACTTGGCGTCTGCACAAAACCAGATGCGGGTATTCATGGAGACAATTAAGAACCTTGGTATGGTTCTAGCACAGGATGTTCTGCCAACAATCACACCCCTCATGGGTAAGGTTGCAAGTTTGGCAGATAGTTTTGCTCACCTGGATCCAAGTATGCGCAAGGCAATTGTTAGTTTCTTGGCAATCACAGCCGCCGTTGGTCCATTCTCCAAAGGACTTGGATTACTGAGTGGCGGGTTTGGCAAAACACGCACCGGCATTATCAACATGATTGCCAATGTTCGTAAGTGGAAAGCCGAAACAACCGCAGCTAAAGATGCAACGGATATTGCTAAGACAGCTCTTGGTGGATTCTCAACAGCAACAAAAGATAGTACGAAAACGTTCAGCGACTTTGTATTCAAAGGTGGCAAGGCGATTCCAATTGTTGAAGGTGCTGGTACTGCCGCAGAGGATGCTGGCAAGAAAGTTGTAACTTCAACTTCACTTTGGAGTAAGCTAGGTGGCCTGTTCAAGTCAACCGCTCCCGCTGCTACTGAGGCCGGTGCTGCTATTAAAGGTACGGGGACTTCGATGGCTGTTAGCACCGAGGCTGGTGTTGGCTTAACTGCCGCACTTTCTGCCGTCGGTCTTGGGTTGCTTGCAACTGGTGCCGCCGTTGCTGTTGGTTATGGTGCGTGGAAACTTTGGGGACAGAGTGCCTCAGAATCCGCTGCACGTACCAAAGAATGGGGCACTGATGTTGGCGCTACTGCCGGTCATGCTGGTGATTCGTTCACCAAGTTTAAGGTGCAAGCAGACCTAGCAATGACTGGAACCAGTGGCACCGTGAAGAGCAATGCCAAAGCAATCAGTGATGCGTTCGATGGTATGACTCGTTCTGCTGAGAAGGCGTCTAAGTCACAGACCGATGCTGCATCAAAGCTTGCAAGTCAGTTGGGTGGTTCTGCCGGTGCCGCAGTCACAAGTTCATCTGCCTCCGAAGAAGCAGACCGCAACAAGTCTCTTGCAGCAATGCGGCGTTATCAGCAACAGGCCAATGCAATCACCGAAGAGTCAGCTCAGAGCGGCAAGAAACTCTCTGCCGACCAGATTGTTCAACTTGGTAATCTTGAAACTTCAATGGCTGAGGCACACGTTAAAACACTTGGTGTCTCTGCCAAGAAGCAACAGGCCATCCTAAAAGGCGAACTTGGTGAAACGAGTAATGCTACTAACAAGCAACTCGTTAGCATTGAAAAGGCCACTAGTGACGCGGTTTATAAAGAAGCCGATAACAACGCCAAAAAGATGCAAGCTATCAACAGTGCCACAAACGTTGATGCTGCAACCAAGAACAAAGCACGTGAGGCTCTAGAAAAGACTCACAACAACACCATGACTAAGCTTGGCGAAGCATATATTAATGCTGAAAAGGCTCAGCACAAGTCACAATCCGAAATCATGGATGATATGACTCAGACCGCTGGTTTCTCACAGAAAGAAGCTGAGCGTTCTTGGAATGCTCTGTCTAAGTCTACTGAGGCCGCAGCTAAGTCAATGCTTGGATCAACAAAGGGTCTGAGTGGTAATGCCAAGAAAGCAACTCAGTCCTGGAACAGTCTTGTTTTTGACAAGAAGACCGGGACGGTTAAAACCAACTTGCCTGAGGTTCTTGCTAATACAGCAAAGACTGATTCTGGTTGGAAAAAGCTCAAGTTTGCTCTCAAGAATGCGAAGATTAATTCCAATGCCAAACAAGCAATTGCAGATGCTCTGGTTTCAAGTTCCAAATGGGCAGGCATGAGTTTCAAGGAAAAGACCGCGGTATTGAAGAGTGTCGGTGGTAAAGAAGTTGCGGGTGTTGTCAGCACCTTCAAGCTTTGGAACGGCATGTCTCTTAAAGACCAAAAGGCTGTCGTATCTGGCAACTATGAGCCATTGGTTCAAGGCCTGATTAAGAGTAATCAATGGAACAGCTTATTCTTGAAGCAGCAACAAGCACTTGTTAAGGACAAGGCTACTGTTCCTTTGATTGACTCACTGAACGAATCCGGTAAATGGAACAAGCTCTCACTCAAGGCAAAAACAGCAATTGTTAATGCCAAAGGTAAGGAGCAATTGGCACAGGTTGTCGCCCAGTACGGTTTATGGAATAAGTTGCCTGAAAAGCAGAAACGTTTGCTCATTCAGGACAACGGTGCTAGTAAGATTCTGCAACAAGCCGGAATCTATCTGGAATCGTACAACGCAAAGGGTGTAAAGCCTAAGCTGTTAAAAGGTGACTCAAGCGGAATCATGAGTGCTATTAATCCAGCGATTGTTGCTTTGAACAACTATGGTGAAAACAATCCCAAGGCCAAGAGTTTAACTGGTTCCTCAGCCGGTTTGATGGGCGCCATTACTCCCGCAATTACTGCATTGAATGGGTATGCAGGAACTAATCCAGCATCCAAAACATTCTCTGGTAATTCAAAGGGAGTTCAAAGTGCGGCAAGCACTGGTAAATCATCCATCGTGACGTTCAATAACACCAAACCGCTGCCAATGACGATGGTTGGGCACGATAAAGCAAGTGGACCCGCAGCGTCAGCTCGAAAAGGCGTCATGTCATTTCCTACTGGACAGCGAGTCATGAACCTGATTACTAACATCTTTACCCACCACAAGAAAAAGGCACGTGGGACTGACTACTTTGAAGGTGGTCCAGTAATGGTTAACGACCAGCCCGGACCATTGTTCCGTGAACTTGTTGATGACCCGATTCTTGGGACTTTCATTCCCCAAGGGCGTAACGTGCTCTTGAATCTACAAAAAGGTGCCAAGGTTATTCCAGCACCACGAACAGACAGAATGTTTGGTGGGATTCCACAGTTCGCCAATGGTCTTAACGTGCCCGCTGATTCACCAGTAATTCAGATGACGCAAGATATTCAGCAAGGCGCTGATGCTGGTGCTGACTCAGAATCAACCCAACTCATTATCAAATTGCTGACACAGATTGCGGCACAGGATCCAGAGGCGATGATTCGGGCACTGCTCGGCAAGATTGAATTGTCTACGGATATTTCAATCAGTCGGACCAAGGTTGCAAAGGCCTTGAGTAGTGTCACTGAAACACAAATTGCTAAAGCACTGAAACGCGCAGGAGGTGGTAAGAGTGCTTAA